A genomic stretch from Hemibagrus wyckioides isolate EC202008001 linkage group LG20, SWU_Hwy_1.0, whole genome shotgun sequence includes:
- the socs6b gene encoding suppressor of cytokine signaling 6b, whose translation MKKFSLNTIRKSLSIKGKEENEYAVSQPDLSSAFPSEPSLYGGCYSKDLMAATLDPGELKGSKSRSKSEGLMGTLKRRLSTKQKPKVKASSPSVCSIDDDAFSSSSEPITFRDLKSQHSSRLTSLQSQHYSPTPWPLRATSSEETCNSMVNALIPSSNSGLSLQKSFLGEEMFDGQSPDPQSGDLEMDDHVPVVIGLTAQDYIRYALPLDDGLFSDDEPPRSYCTDGTSPMDVLPQSECSLHADEDAIGHDLLSPDVFMEPSVNRLILNTANVLLQSSRLESPLLPPLPVGSLPGFGGTPVSDSVLERLSFDPNSAPGVQRVYDAVRTNGPTVVTSLTAELKKLAKQGWYWGPITRWEAEEKLADLPDGSFLVRDSSDERYLLSLSFRSQGKTLHTRIEHSNGSFSFYEQPDMEGHTSVVELIDNSIRDSENGAFCYSRSRLPGSVTYPVRLTDPVSRFMQVRSLQYSCRFVIRQYTRIDLIQKLPLPNKMKDYLQEKHY comes from the coding sequence ATGAAGAAATTTAGTCTAAACACAATCAGAAAGTCACTGAGCATAAAAGGGAAAGAAGAGAACGAGTATGCCGTGTCTCAGCCGGACCTGTCCTCCGCTTTTCCTTCGGAGCCTTCTCTTTACGGAGGCTGCTATAGCAAGGACCTAATGGCTGCCACTTTAGACCCCGGGGAATTGAAGGGGTCTAAAAGTCGCTCTAAAAGTGAGGGTCTCATGGGAACCCTGAAGAGGAGACTATCGACGAAGCAGAAACCGAAGGTCAAAGCCAGTTCTCCGTCCGTTTGCTCCATCGACGACGATGCCTTCTCGTCCTCGTCGGAGCCCATCACGTTTCGCGACCTGAAATCGCAGCATTCTTCTCGCTTGACATCTCTACAGAGCCAACATTACAGCCCCACGCCATGGCCTCTCAGAGCGACCAGCTCGGAGGAAACGTGCAACTCCATGGTCAACGCTCTGATCCCGTCCAGCAATTCCGGCTTATCTCTCCAGAAAAGCTTCCTGGGAGAGGAGATGTTCGACGGTCAGAGCCCCGACCCTCAGAGTGGCGATCTGGAAATGGACGATCACGTGCCTGTGGTCATCGGTCTCACGGCTCAGGATTACATTCGGTACGCGCTGCCTTTAGATGACGGACTTTTCTCTGACGACGAGCCGCCTCGGTCTTACTGCACAGACGGGACGTCGCCGATGGATGTGTTGCCTCAGAGCGAGTGTTCTCTCCACGCCGATGAGGACGCCATCGGTCACGACCTCCTTTCTCCTGACGTTTTCATGGAACCTTCAGTAAACCGTCTCATTCTGAACACCGCTAATGTTCTGCTGCAAAGCTCACGCCTCGAGTCTCCTCTGCTACCTCCACTTCCTGTCGGCAGCCTTCCGGGGTTCGGCGGTACCCCAGTGTCCGATTCGGTTCTGGAACGTCTCAGCTTCGATCCGAACTCGGCACCGGGAGTCCAGCGGGTGTACGACGCGGTGCGGACCAACGGGCCCACAGTGGTCACGAGCCTGACAGCGGAGCTGAAGAAACTGGCCAAGCAGGGATGGTACTGGGGTCCTATTACGCGATGGGAAGCCGAGGAGAAGCTGGCGGACCTTCCGGACGGTTCTTTTTTGGTCCGAGACAGTTCGGACGAGCGCTATCTTCTAAGTTTGAGTTTCCGTTCTCAAGGAAAGACGCTTCATACACGAATCGAGCATTCCAACGGCTCCTTCAGCTTCTATGAGCAGCCCGACATGGAAGGCCACACCTCCGTCGTAGAGCTTATCGACAACTCCATCAGGGATTCGGAAAACGGCGCCTTCTGCTATTCCAGATCGCGCTTACCCGGGTCCGTCACCTACCCTGTCAGACTGACCGATCCCGTCTCTCGGTTCATGCAGGTCCGGTCGCTGCAATACTCATGCCGCTTCGTGATCCGTCAGTACACCCGTATAGACCTGATCCAGAAATTGCCTTTACCGAACAAAATGAAAGATTATCTGCAGGAGAAACACTACTGA